CTACAGGTGTTACATTAAATAGATTATGCAAAAAGTATCACAGTTGATACACAAGGGTTGTTTTCAGAGTCGAGAGATACCAACACGATACTCCTGTGGCACTAAGCAGTAAATAAACCGCCTTGCAACAAACTTTACAAGCAtggacatgtttgtttgtagaCAGCATAGTGAAATTTGGTTTTGGAGGCAAAAGGAAAGATGCAAAGGAGAAATATTACATGGATATAAAACACAAACGGGTTTTGTTTTCGGTGTGTTCAGCATTAAAAAAGACAGTCAGAGTACCACAAGTACAGAGAAACAGATTCAGAAACATATCATGCACGCAGACAAACATCTTATCATTAAAGTGTCATATTACAACTGTCGAGCCTTGTGgttacacagagacacaaagtcTGTGTCCATCTCTTTTGTACATTTCCATTAGATTAGCTTGAGCCCATTACttctgcagtaaaaaaaaaaaatctggtagTACTGTTTAATTATGTAGCAGTACTTTTATTGTGTTAGAATGGCAGATAAAGTCATTTGAGTCTGACATCATATGAAGTTGCACCAGAAGTTGTGTGAAAAATCAAAAGGACGGCAGATCGAATCTCTTGTGCTGAATGACCACATCCTTGATTGATAGGATGATTGATATGTGGCTGCATATGATCACGttctgtcctccttctccccAAATTCCCTCCTGAAGAGTTGCTCAGAGAAGAGAAAGGCTCAGAACAGACCTCAACAACAGTAAGAAGCGTAGTGTGACAGCATACACCAGTGCTGTGGCCTCATTAGCCTTGTGAGCAgcaccctccctcctcttagATAAAACCATGGGTTATGTTCCACCCTCAGCGCGCAATCATGCTACAGTCATACTAAGCAGGATCTAATGGCAATACATAAAGCATTGCCTGGAGTTTGCTTTTTTGCAAAGTGTGGCGGAAATGCTACTTAATACTCATATATTCAGACTACTCAAACATAACTTCGACATAACTTCAAATATTTTCCTTATCTTGCTTGTGGGAAAAAAGCAGCCCATTTTCATTATGTAAAagtgttgaaaataaaatcatactagtttcagctctttttttaaaaaacaattcaATCCTGCAGATCAGCTTGGGACACCTGTGGTGGACATGTTTGAGTGTACAGAGACCATGCTGAAAGTCACTCCACTGCTCCACTTCGTCGAGAGTTCCTTGACTTTTTTGCGGAAGTTGTCTCCTATAATGACGTAGAGGATGGGGTTGAGAACACTGTTGAAGAAGGCCACGTAGGTGAAGATCTGGAAGCAGGTGTCTAGGGCTGTTGAGTTTACACTCAGGAGTGTAGCTTTTTCGAGCATGCCCACCATCCTAAATAGGTGGAATGGCAGCCAGCAGATCAGGAAAGCCAGGACGACTGCCAGCACCAGAGAGGTGGCCTTGTGCTCCCGTCTGCTCCTGTTTGACCGCTCCTTTAGCCGGTTATTTAGAGCTTGAATAATCTTTACAGTGCAGTAAGAAATAATGGAAATggggatgatgaagatgaatatAGTTAGCAGCCCCTCAGACAGCAGGTATACAGAGGTATTTGGGTGCTTAGCAGTGCAAgtattacattttgttttcgTTCTGTAGATGAGTGTGGGGACACTCAGGAGCAAGCCCAAACCCCACACCATCAGACAGCCCACTTTGGCATCCTTTGACCTACGCATTCTGCCAAAGGACATGGTATGCACCAGTGCCACATAGCGATCTATGCTAACCAGAACTAGGAAGTAGATGCTACAGTAGGTGTTCATGCTGATGCCCAGGCTGACGAATTTGCACAGGAACGGACCAAACGGCCATTTGAAATCATTGGATACGTTGACCGCCCAGAATGGCAAACAAGACACCAGGACAAGGTCAGCCGCAGCCAGGTTGCTCAAGTAGATCTCAGCCACGGTGCAGGGCTTCTTATGAAACCAGAAAACCATCAGGACAAACACATTGAACACAATTCCCAGCACAGTGATGATTAGGATATATATCGGCACCACAGTGATGATCCATTCCTGGGTTGCTGTTTGAGAACAATTCGTGTTGTTAGCAGGGACGCTGCGGAGAGACAGGAaggcaaacaacacaaaacattaaagcaaagacgattttgaacatttttgaaCATTGAGTGACATGGAAAAAGTAGTAAAATAGTCATGTTTTCACAGTATAATGCAGTTCCCCGAGAAGATGTCTGTGGATTAAAAATGGTGGTAAAATTTAGGCTGAGTATGAATCAGATATTTATGAATTTTACAACGAAGTACTGAGACTGTGTGTGGTAATGGATGTACACCcaatgtttttgtcaaaaaacccccccaaaaaagattTGATTGActttacaaaaagaaaagattcaTAAAGCgaataaatctgtttttgttaatTAAAGCTTCTCATTCACAATTTCTCATTTGTGTAAGTAAGTAGATCATCAAATTAATTATCATTCTGTTGTATGTCCTCTATAAGATGTTAAGTGCTGATAAACTAATCTTTAACAAATCGTTTTTAAACACTTATTATTTGTTGGATACCTGACGTACtattttttggttgtttgtttgttttcttggtgTTGCAAGCTGACACGACTCttaacaaaataatgaaaaccaGGCCAAAAAAATTTGGAATTAGTAGCAGGATAAGTctcacaaagaaaatcaaagtcACTCGTGCAAACAATGAACAAGGTGAACAAAAATCAGCCAGGTGGCAGCTTCCTTGACAATAAGCGTTGAAAGATAACATTGAGTGGGATGTCCTGCCGGCCTTGGGGATGCTGACTatgaactgcagtgtttctgtttcctttcctgCTGAGGACGTTTGTTGCATGTCAACAA
This window of the Chaetodon auriga isolate fChaAug3 chromosome 14, fChaAug3.hap1, whole genome shotgun sequence genome carries:
- the LOC143331828 gene encoding B2 bradykinin receptor-like — protein: MTPQPTSVPANNTNCSQTATQEWIITVVPIYILIITVLGIVFNVFVLMVFWFHKKPCTVAEIYLSNLAAADLVLVSCLPFWAVNVSNDFKWPFGPFLCKFVSLGISMNTYCSIYFLVLVSIDRYVALVHTMSFGRMRRSKDAKVGCLMVWGLGLLLSVPTLIYRTKTKCNTCTAKHPNTSVYLLSEGLLTIFIFIIPISIISYCTVKIIQALNNRLKERSNRSRREHKATSLVLAVVLAFLICWLPFHLFRMVGMLEKATLLSVNSTALDTCFQIFTYVAFFNSVLNPILYVIIGDNFRKKVKELSTKWSSGVTFSMVSVHSNMSTTGVPS